One part of the Mesorhizobium sp. M4B.F.Ca.ET.058.02.1.1 genome encodes these proteins:
- the trmFO gene encoding methylenetetrahydrofolate--tRNA-(uracil(54)-C(5))-methyltransferase (FADH(2)-oxidizing) TrmFO: MSKNPVHVIGGGLAGSEAAWQIAEAGVPVVLHEMRPVRGTDAHKTDGLAELVCSNSFRSDDAETNAVGLLHAEMRLAGSLIMSAGDANQVPAGGALAVDRDGFSEAVTRKIEAHPLITIQREEVPGLPPADWDQAIIATGPLTAPSLAQSIAQATGADALAFFDAIAPIVHFDTIDMDTCWFQSRYDKVGPGGTGKDYINCPMDKDQYLAFVQALVDGQKTEFKEWEGTPYFDGCLPIEVMAERGVETLRHGPMKPMGLTNVHNPSVKAYAVVQLRQDNALGTLYNMVGFQTKLKHAEQVRVFRTIPGLENADFARLGGLHRNTYINSPTLLDASLQLKSRPGLRFAGQITGCEGYVESAAIGLLAGRFAAAERLGHAPSLPPLTTAFGALLNHITGGHLVSDDEPGKRSFQPMNVNFGLFPPVEAPKIEGKRLRGKDKTVAKRHAITGRALADCRQWLGLPAQAEAAE; this comes from the coding sequence ATGAGCAAAAATCCCGTTCACGTCATCGGCGGCGGCCTCGCCGGCTCCGAAGCCGCCTGGCAGATCGCTGAGGCCGGCGTTCCGGTCGTGCTGCATGAGATGCGGCCCGTCCGCGGCACCGATGCGCACAAGACCGATGGTCTGGCCGAGCTCGTCTGCTCCAACTCCTTCCGTTCCGACGATGCCGAAACCAACGCGGTCGGCCTGTTGCATGCCGAAATGCGGCTTGCCGGTTCGCTGATCATGAGCGCGGGCGACGCGAACCAGGTGCCGGCCGGCGGCGCGCTGGCCGTCGACCGCGACGGCTTTTCCGAGGCGGTGACCCGAAAGATCGAAGCGCATCCGCTGATCACCATCCAGCGCGAGGAAGTGCCCGGCCTGCCGCCGGCGGACTGGGACCAGGCGATCATCGCCACCGGCCCGCTGACCGCACCTTCGCTGGCCCAATCGATCGCGCAGGCCACTGGCGCCGATGCGCTCGCCTTCTTCGATGCGATCGCGCCGATCGTGCATTTCGACACGATCGACATGGACACCTGCTGGTTCCAGTCGCGCTACGACAAGGTCGGCCCCGGCGGCACCGGCAAGGACTACATCAACTGCCCGATGGACAAGGACCAGTATCTCGCCTTCGTCCAGGCGCTGGTCGACGGCCAGAAGACCGAGTTCAAAGAATGGGAAGGCACGCCCTATTTCGACGGTTGCCTGCCGATCGAGGTGATGGCTGAACGCGGCGTCGAGACGCTGCGCCACGGACCGATGAAGCCGATGGGGCTGACCAACGTCCACAATCCATCGGTGAAGGCGTACGCCGTCGTCCAGCTGCGCCAGGACAATGCACTGGGCACGCTCTACAATATGGTCGGCTTCCAGACCAAGCTGAAGCATGCCGAGCAGGTGCGCGTGTTCCGCACCATTCCCGGCCTGGAAAACGCCGATTTCGCCCGCCTCGGCGGCCTGCACCGCAACACCTACATCAACTCGCCGACCCTGCTTGACGCTTCGCTGCAGCTTAAATCGCGGCCAGGCCTGCGCTTTGCCGGCCAGATCACCGGCTGCGAAGGCTATGTCGAGAGCGCGGCCATCGGCCTGCTCGCCGGCCGCTTCGCCGCCGCCGAGCGTCTCGGCCATGCGCCATCGTTGCCGCCACTCACCACCGCCTTCGGCGCCCTGCTCAACCACATCACCGGCGGCCACCTCGTTTCCGACGACGAACCGGGCAAACGCTCCTTCCAGCCGATGAACGTCAATTTCGGCCTTTTCCCGCCGGTGGAAGCGCCGAAGATCGAAGGCAAACGCCTGCGCGGCAAGGACAAGACGGTCGCCAAGCGCCACGCGATCACGGGGCGCGCGCTGGCCGATTGCCGCCAATGGCTGGGCCTGCCGGCGCAGGCAGAGGCGGCTGAATAG
- a CDS encoding DUF1127 domain-containing protein translates to MNLIRNYRNWRVYRETVTELGRLSNRQLHDLGIVRDEIKMVARKAV, encoded by the coding sequence ATGAACCTGATCCGCAACTATCGTAACTGGCGCGTTTATCGCGAGACGGTTACCGAGCTGGGTCGTCTGTCGAATCGCCAGCTCCATGATCTCGGCATCGTCCGTGACGAGATCAAGATGGTCGCCCGCAAGGCGGTCTAA
- a CDS encoding DUF1127 domain-containing protein, which produces MNLIRNYRNWRRYRDTVSELSRLSNRELTDLGISRSDIHYVARKAV; this is translated from the coding sequence ATGAACCTGATCCGCAACTACCGCAACTGGCGCCGCTACCGGGACACCGTCTCCGAGCTGAGCCGCCTGTCGAACCGTGAACTGACCGACCTCGGCATCAGCCGCAGCGACATCCACTACGTCGCTCGCAAGGCGGTCTAA
- a CDS encoding DUF2157 domain-containing protein gives MASYASRVRSDIARWRQAGLIDTPTAEALTRDVEANDRRSLSFGSILAMMAALLFGAAILIFVAANWEAIPRLVRVAALFAVIVAGYVGGAVLKTRDHGAIGEALWIVAAAAFGGSIALIGQMYHLTGDEASALLTWGAGTALAAVALRSNPLTVASLGIADAWLLLKWGGFFRRSEFPHLFAAIALVLFAISFWTRSRAARHLIILSVLFYLVLLSMDHNTLQVSVPLTFVSALLFAAAVFAAAPVDRIVQLGGRLPLHALIGFLTGMAMIQFELADEASYNGAFAIASAVALAAIVAAIMLGGRESRGLRWVAYAGFAFELAIIYVVMLQSMLGTAGFFLAAAVLLGIMALVIIRVEKRMNAPTTEGAKA, from the coding sequence ATGGCGAGTTATGCGTCGCGGGTCAGGTCCGACATCGCCCGATGGCGGCAGGCTGGGCTGATCGATACGCCGACAGCCGAGGCGTTGACGCGCGATGTCGAAGCCAATGATCGGAGGTCGCTGAGCTTCGGGTCGATCCTGGCGATGATGGCGGCGCTTTTGTTCGGTGCCGCTATCCTGATCTTCGTCGCCGCCAATTGGGAAGCCATCCCACGGCTCGTTCGCGTCGCGGCGCTGTTCGCCGTCATCGTCGCCGGCTACGTCGGCGGCGCGGTGCTGAAGACACGCGACCATGGGGCAATCGGCGAGGCGCTGTGGATCGTGGCGGCGGCCGCTTTCGGCGGTTCGATCGCGCTGATCGGCCAGATGTACCACCTGACAGGCGACGAGGCCTCGGCGCTGCTCACATGGGGAGCCGGCACGGCCTTGGCGGCGGTCGCGTTGCGCTCGAACCCGCTCACCGTCGCCTCCCTCGGCATCGCCGACGCCTGGCTGCTTCTCAAATGGGGCGGTTTTTTCCGGCGCTCGGAATTTCCCCATCTCTTCGCAGCCATTGCGCTGGTGCTGTTCGCGATTTCGTTCTGGACCCGCAGCCGGGCGGCGCGGCATCTGATCATTCTGTCGGTCCTCTTCTATCTCGTGCTGCTGTCAATGGATCACAACACGCTGCAGGTCTCCGTTCCGCTGACGTTCGTTTCGGCGCTACTTTTTGCCGCCGCGGTCTTCGCCGCCGCACCGGTCGACAGAATCGTGCAGCTTGGCGGCCGGCTGCCCCTGCACGCGCTGATCGGCTTCCTCACCGGCATGGCGATGATCCAGTTCGAACTGGCCGACGAGGCGAGCTACAATGGCGCCTTCGCCATTGCCTCGGCGGTCGCGCTTGCCGCCATTGTCGCGGCGATCATGCTGGGTGGCCGCGAGAGCAGGGGCCTGCGCTGGGTCGCCTATGCCGGCTTCGCCTTTGAGCTCGCCATCATCTATGTGGTGATGTTGCAGTCGATGCTTGGCACCGCCGGCTTCTTCCTGGCCGCTGCAGTGCTGCTCGGCATAATGGCGCTGGTCATCATCCGCGTCGAAAAACGCATGAACGCGCCGACCACCGAAGGAGCCAAGGCATGA